A section of the Magnetococcales bacterium genome encodes:
- a CDS encoding response regulator transcription factor, with the protein MTNRILIIEDEKDLLTALEYNLTREGFQVLTASCGEDGLLLAGGARPPDLVVLDLMLPGISGFEVCRRLRASKNVGTIPILMLSARSEDFDKVTGFECGTDDYVTKPFKVRELVLRIHALLRRAKPAGAAQSAPAMREFGLLKVDEEAHRVWVGSEEVSLTAMEFKLLLTFMERRGRVQNREGLLNDVWGIHAFVQSRTVDAHIKRLRDQLGEAGNYIETIRGVGYRFKEKPDDV; encoded by the coding sequence ATGACCAATCGCATATTGATCATCGAAGACGAAAAGGACCTGCTGACCGCCCTGGAATACAATCTGACCCGGGAGGGCTTTCAGGTACTCACCGCCAGTTGCGGAGAGGACGGACTGCTGCTGGCGGGAGGCGCACGCCCGCCGGACCTGGTGGTACTGGACCTGATGTTGCCGGGCATCTCGGGATTCGAGGTCTGTCGGCGATTGCGGGCCTCCAAGAACGTCGGCACTATTCCGATTTTGATGCTTTCGGCCCGCAGCGAAGATTTCGACAAGGTGACCGGCTTCGAATGCGGCACCGACGACTATGTGACCAAGCCCTTCAAGGTGAGGGAGTTGGTTTTGCGCATTCACGCCCTGTTGCGGCGGGCCAAACCGGCGGGAGCGGCCCAGTCCGCCCCGGCGATGCGGGAGTTCGGCCTGCTGAAGGTGGACGAAGAGGCCCATCGGGTCTGGGTCGGCAGTGAAGAGGTCAGCCTGACCGCCATGGAGTTCAAGCTGCTGTTGACCTTCATGGAGCGCCGTGGCCGGGTGCAGAACCGCGAGGGGCTGCTCAACGATGTCTGGGGCATTCACGCCTTCGTGCAAAGCCGCACCGTGGACGCCCACATCAAACGCCTGCGCGACCAACTCGGCGAAGCGGGCAACTATATCGAAACCATTCGCGGCGTGGGCTACCGCTTCAAGGAAAAACCGGACGATG